The genomic window CAGTCCACCGCCGAGACGCTCCGCGACCACCTCGTCGGAGTCGCCGAGAGCCGGCGCACGGGGCTATGACGTCCACCCCCGAGCCTGTGCACCGGGTCCCTGAATCCGGGGACCGGGTGCCCGAGCCTGCCAACCCGGTGCCTGAGCCGGTGAACCCGGTGCCTGAGCCCGTCGAAGGGCCGCTCGCGCCCGGCGCACCGCCGCCGCAGCTGGTGCGGTCGCCGCTCAGCGACGGCGAGTGGCATCGCCTGCACCCGCTCACGCCCCTCCTGCGCGGCGGACTGTTCCTGATCGTCGTCATCGGCATCGTGCTCGCGAATCTGCGCGATCGCCTCGTCTTCATCTTCCTGCCGTGGCTCGCTCCCGACATCGAGGACGAGGTCGGGGAGTGGGAGGTATCGGGCGGCGACCCCATCGACTTCATCGTCGCGAACAACCTCTACGTGCTGGCGGGGCTCGCGGTCCTCGCGGCGCTCATCGTGCTCGTCGCGGTGTTCTACACGTCGTGGCGCTTCCACACGTTCCGCATCACCGACGACGACGTCGAGGTGCGCAGCGGCATCCTGTTCCGCACGCAGCGTCGCGCGCCGCTCGACCGGGTGCAGGGCGTCAACCTCACCCGCCCGATGATCGCGCGACTGCTGGGCATGGCGAAGCTCGAGGTCGTCGGGGCAGGGGCCGACGCGAACGTCAAGCTCGAGTACCTCTCCACCGCCAACGCCGAGGCGGTGCGCGCCGACATCCTGCGTCTCGCATCCGGGCGTCGTCTCGCGATGACCGCGGGACCGGCCGCGGTCAGGCCCGTCGGCAGGGCCGCGATGCTCAGCCAGACCGTGGGGCGCGAGATCACCGGCATGATCGAGGGGCCGGAGGCGCCGGTCGCCGAGCTCGAGTCCGTCGTGAACATCCCGGTCGGCCGGCTCGTGGCATCCCATGTCCTCAGCATGGGGACCGTCTTCCTCGTCCTCGGCACGGCCGCCGTGATCGTCGGCGCAGCCCAAGGCGTGACGTGGCTGCTGTTCGCGTGGATCCCCGGCATCATCGGCTTCATCGCGTACTGGTTCCGATCTGTCGTCCGGTCGCTGCGGTACGCGATCGCGCCGACGCCTGACGGCGTGCGGATCACGTTCGGCCTCTTCACGACCATCACCGAGATCGTGCCGCCGGGCCGGGTGCACGCCGTCGAGGTGACGCAGCCCATCCTCTGGCGGCCCGCCGGCTGGTGGATGGTGCGCATCAACCGCCTCACCGGACGCAGCGCCGCCGACGGCAGCACGGATCAGTTCACCACGGCCCTGCCGGTGGGCACCGCGGCCGACGTCGAACGCGTGCTGCGACTGCTGCAGCCTTCTCTCTCCGACGAGGAGCGGGCGCTCGTCGTGCAGGAAGGCATGTTCGGACCGGGCGAGGGCGACACGTTCACGAACACGCCGAAGCGCGCCCGGTGGATCGTCCCGCTGTCGTATCAGCGCAACGGCTTCCGACTCACCGCCGACGCGCTGCTGATGCGACGCGGCGTCGTGTGGCGCAAGCTGGTCATCCTGCCGCTCGCGCGTCTGCAGAGCATCGGCCTGTACCAGGGCCCCCTCGATCGGGCGTCGGGCGTGACGAACGTGCGGGCGCACGTCGTCACCGGTCCGGTGTCGCCGTTCCTGGCCGCCGTCGACCGCGACCACGCGCTCGCGCTGTTCGACGACGTCGCGCGCGGTTCGGTGCGCGAGGCGCTCGCCGACCGCACGCACCGGTGGGCGGAGGACGAGACCGTCCCCGCACCCGTCGGATCCACCGCAGCGGACGAGGCCGGCGACGTTTCGTCTCGCTTCGCTCGCTCAACGACCGAACCTCTGATTCCGGTCGTTGAGCGAGCGAGCGCCAGCGAGCGAGACGAAACGGGCCGAGCCTCCGAGAGGACGCCCGGCGAGGAGGACCGCGGATGACCCGCGACGGACGGCTCGGAGTCGGCATCATCGGCGCGGGCCGTGTCGGACCGGTGCTGGGGGCCGCGCTCGGCGGTGCCGGGCACGCGCTGGTCGGGATCACCCAGGGCTCCGACCAGGAGCGGGTCGAGGCGATCCTTCCGGGCGTGCCCGTGCTGGATGCGACCGAGGTCGCCCGGCGCAGCGAGCTCGTGATCGTCGCCGTGCCCCACGACCAGCTCGAGGGACTCGTGCGGGGTCTCGCCGAGGTCGGCGCGTGGCAGCCGGGGCAGCTCGTCCTGCACACCGACCCGGCCTGGGGCGCCGGCATCCTCTCTCCCGCCGTCGCGAAGGGCGCCATTCCACTGGCCGTGCATCCCGCGATCGAGTTCAGCGGAACGTCGATGGATCTGCGCGCGCTGGCCAGCGCGTACGCGGCCGTCACCGCGCCCGGGCCGGTGCTGCCGATCGCGCAGGCGCTCGCCGTGGAGCTGGGCTGCGAACCCGTGGTCGTCGAGGAGTCGGCCCGCGCGGCCTACGGCGAGGCGATCGCGACGGCACGGGTCTTCTCGCGCTCCATCGTCCACCAGGCGGCCGCGCTCCTCGCGGAGGCAGGTGTGCCGTATCCGGGGTCGTTCCTCTCGGCGTTGGCGCACACCACGCTCGACCACGCGCTCACCGAGGCCGGCTCTGGTCCGGCGGGTGGCGAGCCTCCCGCTACGATCCAAGGATGATCAGCACCATCGACGAGCTGCGTGCTCGGCTCGCCGAGGTCCGCGCCGCCGCCCCCGAAGCCCGTGTCGCCCTCATCTCGACGATCGGCTCCCTCCACGACGGGCATATCGACCTGGTCCACCGGGCACGCGAGGTCGCCGACATCGTCGTGGTGTCCGTGTTCGTCAATCCGCTGCGGTTCGCATCGCCGGCGGATTTCGCCGCCTATCCGCGCACTCCCGAGGACGACGCCCGCCTGCTCGCGTCGCTCGGCGTCGACGTCGTCTTCGCGCCCGGAGCGGACGAACTGCTCCCCGACGGCTCCGCGACGACGAAGGTCACCGCGGGCGATCTGGGCCTGCGGTACGAGGGGCGGTTCCGTCCGTACTACTTCGACGGTCTCCTCACCGTCGAGGCCAAGCTGTTCCACCTCGTCCGGCCCGATGTCGCCGTCTACGGCGAGCGGGACCGGCAGCGCGTCTTCCTGGTGCGCCGGATGATCCGCGACCTGTTCTTCGACGTCGAGGTCGCGACGGTCGAGACCGTCCGCGGCGACAACGGTCTTCCGGTGTCCACTCGCGTCGGGATGCTCGAGCACCGCGACCTCGCCGCCGCCGCGCTCCTCCCCGCGGCCCTCGATGCCGCAGCGGCCAACGCCGACCGCGGCATCGACGCCTGCATCGCCGCGGCGCAGTCGACGCTCATGGGGGAGCCCCGCATCCGCCTCGAGTATCTGAGCGTCGTCGATCCGGCGACGTTCCTCCCGGTCGACGAGGGCACCAGCGGGCCCGCGCTCGCGCTCATCGCCGCGACGGTGGCGGGCCACCGACTCATCGACAACGCCGAGATCTACCTCGGCTGAGCAGAGATACCGGGCCCAGGAGACGACATGCGCATCACACGGATCGGCGGTCCCACCGCCCTCGTCGAGTGGGAGGGGTGGCGGATCCTCACCGACCCCACCTTCGATCCGCCGGGCCGCACCTATTCCTTCGCGGCGGGCACGTCGTCCCGCAAGACGACGGGACCCGCGGTGGCGCTCGCCGACATCGGCGAGGTCGACCTCGTGCTGCTGAGCCACCACCACCACGCCGACAACCTCGACGATGCGGGCCGCGCGGGCCTCGGCGTGGCGCGCACGGTGCTGACGACGAGCGCCGGCGCGAAGAGCCTGTCGGCGTCGGGCGCGCACCGCGACGTGAGGGGTCTGGGCGCCGGCGACACCATCACCCTGACAGCCGAGGGCAAGCCCGACCTCGTGATCACGGCGACGCCGTGCAGGCATGG from Microbacterium sp. ProA8 includes these protein-coding regions:
- a CDS encoding PH domain-containing protein, with translation MPEPVNPVPEPVEGPLAPGAPPPQLVRSPLSDGEWHRLHPLTPLLRGGLFLIVVIGIVLANLRDRLVFIFLPWLAPDIEDEVGEWEVSGGDPIDFIVANNLYVLAGLAVLAALIVLVAVFYTSWRFHTFRITDDDVEVRSGILFRTQRRAPLDRVQGVNLTRPMIARLLGMAKLEVVGAGADANVKLEYLSTANAEAVRADILRLASGRRLAMTAGPAAVRPVGRAAMLSQTVGREITGMIEGPEAPVAELESVVNIPVGRLVASHVLSMGTVFLVLGTAAVIVGAAQGVTWLLFAWIPGIIGFIAYWFRSVVRSLRYAIAPTPDGVRITFGLFTTITEIVPPGRVHAVEVTQPILWRPAGWWMVRINRLTGRSAADGSTDQFTTALPVGTAADVERVLRLLQPSLSDEERALVVQEGMFGPGEGDTFTNTPKRARWIVPLSYQRNGFRLTADALLMRRGVVWRKLVILPLARLQSIGLYQGPLDRASGVTNVRAHVVTGPVSPFLAAVDRDHALALFDDVARGSVREALADRTHRWAEDETVPAPVGSTAADEAGDVSSRFARSTTEPLIPVVERASASERDETGRASERTPGEEDRG
- a CDS encoding DUF2520 domain-containing protein, encoding MTRDGRLGVGIIGAGRVGPVLGAALGGAGHALVGITQGSDQERVEAILPGVPVLDATEVARRSELVIVAVPHDQLEGLVRGLAEVGAWQPGQLVLHTDPAWGAGILSPAVAKGAIPLAVHPAIEFSGTSMDLRALASAYAAVTAPGPVLPIAQALAVELGCEPVVVEESARAAYGEAIATARVFSRSIVHQAAALLAEAGVPYPGSFLSALAHTTLDHALTEAGSGPAGGEPPATIQG
- the panC gene encoding pantoate--beta-alanine ligase, yielding MISTIDELRARLAEVRAAAPEARVALISTIGSLHDGHIDLVHRAREVADIVVVSVFVNPLRFASPADFAAYPRTPEDDARLLASLGVDVVFAPGADELLPDGSATTKVTAGDLGLRYEGRFRPYYFDGLLTVEAKLFHLVRPDVAVYGERDRQRVFLVRRMIRDLFFDVEVATVETVRGDNGLPVSTRVGMLEHRDLAAAALLPAALDAAAANADRGIDACIAAAQSTLMGEPRIRLEYLSVVDPATFLPVDEGTSGPALALIAATVAGHRLIDNAEIYLG
- a CDS encoding MBL fold metallo-hydrolase, translating into MRITRIGGPTALVEWEGWRILTDPTFDPPGRTYSFAAGTSSRKTTGPAVALADIGEVDLVLLSHHHHADNLDDAGRAGLGVARTVLTTSAGAKSLSASGAHRDVRGLGAGDTITLTAEGKPDLVITATPCRHGARFTRPIVGPVIGFTLSRVGGAHPVLWMTGDTVMYGALRRVAAGMHPDVALVHIGAVKFPLTGPLAYTMDADDAVELIGLAEPDTAVPVHVEGWSHFSQQEEAAARVLDAAPGPVRERVRWAPLGEPIDLP